One window from the genome of Oryza glaberrima chromosome 3, OglaRS2, whole genome shotgun sequence encodes:
- the LOC127767246 gene encoding thaumatin-like protein 1b isoform X2, which yields MSQCPTHVALRLLALLFLLPAAWSATFTMTNNCGYTVWPGLLSGAGTAPLSTTGFALAHGASATVDAPASWSGRMWARTLCAEDATGKFTCATGDCGSGGIQCNGGGAAPPATLVEFTLDGSGGMDFFDVSLVDGYNLPMIIVPQGGGAAAPAGSGGGSGGKCMATGCLVDLNGACPADLRVMAASTGTGAAAPGGGPVACRSACEAFGSPQYCCSGAYGNPNTCRPSTYSQFFKNACPRAYSYAYDDSTSTFTCTAGTNYAITFCPSTTSGKYSGGENPQAAGVPSTNDTMVVLGAEQLSTASSAAAHAAPQLTLPLLPLVVVAALVAAMI from the exons ATGTCACAGTGCCCAACTCATGTCGCTCTCCGGTTGCTTGCTCTGCTCTTCCTGCTTCCAG CTGCGTGGTCCGCGACGTTCACGATGACCAACAATTGCGGCTACACGGTGTGGCCTGGGCTGCTGTCGGGTGCCGGCACGGCGCCGCTGTCGACGACAGGGTTCGCGCTGGCGCACGGCGCGTCGGCGACGGTGGACGCGCCGGCGAGCTGGTCGGGGCGCATGTGGGCGCGCACGCTCTGCGCCGAGGACGCGACAGGCAAGTTCACCTGCGCCACGGGGGACTGTGGCTCGGGTGGCATCCAGTgcaacggcggtggcgcggcgccgcccgccacgcTCGTGGAGTTCACGCTCGACGGCTCCGGCGGCATGGACTTCTTCGACGTGAGCCTCGTCGACGGGTATAACCTGCCCATGATCATCGTGCCGCAGGGCGGGGGCGCCGCAGCGCCGGCCGgaagtggcggcggcagcggcggcaagtGCATGGCCACGGGCTGCCTCGTCGACCTAAACGGCGCGTGCCCGGCCGACCTGAGGGTCATGGCGGCGagcaccggcaccggcgccgccgctcccggcggGGGGCCCGTGGCTTGCCGCAGCGCGTGCGAGGCGTTCGGGTCGCCGCAGTACTGCTGCAGCGGCGCGTACGGGAACCCGAACACCTGCCGGCCGTCGACCTACTCCCAGTTCTTCAAGAACGCGTGCCCTCGCGCCTATAGCTACGCGTACGACGACTCCACCTCCACATTCACCTGCACCGCCGGCACCAACTACGCCATCACCTTCTGCCCAAGCACCACCAG CGGGAAGTACTCCGGCGGTGAGAACCCGCAGGCGGCCGGCGTGCCGTCCACCAACGACACGATGGTCGTCCTCGGCGCCGAGCAgctctccaccgcctcctccgccgccgcccatgctgCGCCGCAGCTCACGCTACCACTACTaccactcgtcgtcgtcgccgccctcgtTGCCGCCATGATCTAG
- the LOC127767246 gene encoding thaumatin-like protein 1b isoform X1: protein MSQCPTHVALRLLALLFLLPAAWSATFTMTNNCGYTVWPGLLSGAGTAPLSTTGFALAHGASATVDAPASWSGRMWARTLCAEDATGKFTCATGDCGSGGIQCNGGGAAPPATLVEFTLDGSGGMDFFDVSLVDGYNLPMIIVPQGGGAAAPAGSGGGSGGKCMATGCLVDLNGACPADLRVMAASTGTGAAAPGGGPVACRSACEAFGSPQYCCSGAYGNPNTCRPSTYSQFFKNACPRAYSYAYDDSTSTFTCTAGTNYAITFCPSTTRCEIIQTSQENYSTNGHPAARRRLGGRNLCRRVGASPPPSTGRQKLRMTPSLHWLSSRFAPGSTPAVRTRRRPACRPPTTRWSSSAPSSSPPPPPPPPMLRRSSRYHYYHSSSSPPSLPP, encoded by the exons ATGTCACAGTGCCCAACTCATGTCGCTCTCCGGTTGCTTGCTCTGCTCTTCCTGCTTCCAG CTGCGTGGTCCGCGACGTTCACGATGACCAACAATTGCGGCTACACGGTGTGGCCTGGGCTGCTGTCGGGTGCCGGCACGGCGCCGCTGTCGACGACAGGGTTCGCGCTGGCGCACGGCGCGTCGGCGACGGTGGACGCGCCGGCGAGCTGGTCGGGGCGCATGTGGGCGCGCACGCTCTGCGCCGAGGACGCGACAGGCAAGTTCACCTGCGCCACGGGGGACTGTGGCTCGGGTGGCATCCAGTgcaacggcggtggcgcggcgccgcccgccacgcTCGTGGAGTTCACGCTCGACGGCTCCGGCGGCATGGACTTCTTCGACGTGAGCCTCGTCGACGGGTATAACCTGCCCATGATCATCGTGCCGCAGGGCGGGGGCGCCGCAGCGCCGGCCGgaagtggcggcggcagcggcggcaagtGCATGGCCACGGGCTGCCTCGTCGACCTAAACGGCGCGTGCCCGGCCGACCTGAGGGTCATGGCGGCGagcaccggcaccggcgccgccgctcccggcggGGGGCCCGTGGCTTGCCGCAGCGCGTGCGAGGCGTTCGGGTCGCCGCAGTACTGCTGCAGCGGCGCGTACGGGAACCCGAACACCTGCCGGCCGTCGACCTACTCCCAGTTCTTCAAGAACGCGTGCCCTCGCGCCTATAGCTACGCGTACGACGACTCCACCTCCACATTCACCTGCACCGCCGGCACCAACTACGCCATCACCTTCTGCCCAAGCACCACCAG GTGTGAGATCATTCAGACGAGCCAGGAGAACTATTCAACCAACGGCCACCCAGCAGCGCGGCGACGGCTAGGCGGGAGGAATCTGTGCCGCCGCGTGGGTGCGTCTCCCCCTCCAAGCACAGGACGACAAAAGCTGAGGATGACACCAAGCCTGCACTGGCTTTCTAGCCGTTTCGCGC CGGGAAGTACTCCGGCGGTGAGAACCCGCAGGCGGCCGGCGTGCCGTCCACCAACGACACGATGGTCGTCCTCGGCGCCGAGCAgctctccaccgcctcctccgccgccgcccatgctgCGCCGCAGCTCACGCTACCACTACTaccactcgtcgtcgtcgccgccctcgtTGCCGCCATGA